A genomic window from Variovorax paradoxus includes:
- a CDS encoding Bug family tripartite tricarboxylate transporter substrate binding protein: MNKLARTALAVLSFGLGTAAMAAYPDKPIKVVIGFPAGGPLDQHARLLTDKLQAVLGQPLIVDYKPGAGGSVGADAVAKSPADGYTLMLANTGVAVINGALYSKLPYNTQRDFVPIARTAMQPLALLVTPKLPVQNLKQFVDYAKARPGQVNYGSAGNGGISHLVPEMFKTATGIFMVHIPYRGSAPAFTDLMGGQVQFMAESIPQAANYHKQGKVRALAVTSRERNPALPDVPTVIESGVKGFEVVGFYGFLAPKDTPKDVVAKLSDAFRQVLNNPEVRDRMVSQGADPAFLGSEDFGRFLATETPRWEKAVKASGARMD, encoded by the coding sequence ATGAACAAGCTTGCCCGGACCGCGCTCGCGGTCCTTTCTTTCGGCCTCGGCACGGCCGCGATGGCGGCCTACCCCGACAAGCCGATCAAGGTCGTCATCGGCTTTCCGGCCGGCGGCCCGCTCGACCAGCACGCGCGCCTGCTCACCGACAAGCTGCAGGCCGTGCTCGGCCAGCCGCTGATCGTCGACTACAAGCCCGGCGCGGGCGGCTCGGTGGGCGCCGACGCGGTCGCCAAGAGCCCGGCCGACGGCTACACGCTGATGCTGGCCAACACCGGCGTGGCCGTGATCAACGGCGCGCTCTACAGCAAGCTGCCCTACAACACGCAGCGTGACTTCGTGCCCATCGCTCGCACCGCCATGCAGCCGCTGGCGCTGCTGGTCACGCCCAAGCTGCCGGTGCAGAACCTCAAGCAGTTCGTCGACTACGCCAAGGCGCGGCCCGGCCAGGTCAACTACGGCTCGGCCGGCAACGGCGGCATCAGCCACCTGGTGCCCGAGATGTTCAAGACCGCGACGGGCATCTTCATGGTGCACATCCCCTACCGCGGCAGTGCTCCGGCCTTCACCGACCTGATGGGCGGGCAGGTGCAGTTCATGGCCGAGTCGATTCCGCAGGCCGCCAACTATCACAAGCAGGGCAAGGTGCGCGCGCTGGCCGTGACCAGCCGCGAGCGCAACCCCGCCCTGCCCGACGTGCCGACCGTGATCGAGTCGGGCGTCAAGGGCTTCGAGGTGGTGGGCTTCTATGGTTTTCTCGCACCGAAGGACACGCCGAAAGACGTGGTCGCCAAGCTCAGCGACGCATTCAGGCAGGTGCTGAACAACCCCGAGGTGCGCGACCGCATGGTGAGCCAGGGCGCAGACCCGGCCTTCCTGGGCAGCGAGGATTTCGGGCGCTTCCTGGCGACGGAAACGCCGCGCTGGGAGAAGGCGGTGAAGGCGTCGGGCGCTCGGATGGACTGA
- a CDS encoding Crp/Fnr family transcriptional regulator, producing the protein MPRTPPSSNATSATPHAQPSPVHNSDMRLAEDVQQRLLAVAHRRTLARGESLFHKGSSPDALFGVVSGSLRVSVVAPGGREAVIAMLEPGHWFGEVSLLVGRERVYDTCAADTTEMAVVAAADFHRLVAEHPDVHMAFTRLVCLRLRQALAWIDDVILMPLQVRLAHRLLTLDARAQSPGEGGGTLLGVSQEDLSFMLGVSRQSVNRQLKLWEEDGTLRVRYRSIELLDRAQLERHAATPR; encoded by the coding sequence ATGCCACGCACACCCCCTTCATCCAACGCCACCAGCGCCACGCCGCACGCGCAGCCGTCACCGGTGCACAACAGCGACATGCGGCTGGCCGAGGACGTGCAGCAGCGGCTGCTTGCCGTGGCGCATCGGCGCACGCTGGCGCGAGGCGAATCTCTCTTTCACAAGGGGTCGTCGCCCGATGCACTGTTCGGCGTGGTCAGCGGTTCGTTGCGCGTGAGCGTGGTCGCGCCGGGCGGGCGCGAGGCGGTGATCGCGATGCTCGAACCCGGCCACTGGTTTGGCGAGGTGTCGCTGCTGGTCGGGCGCGAGCGCGTCTACGACACCTGCGCGGCCGACACGACCGAGATGGCGGTGGTCGCGGCGGCCGATTTCCACCGGCTGGTGGCCGAGCACCCCGACGTGCACATGGCCTTCACCCGACTGGTCTGCCTGAGGCTGCGCCAGGCGCTGGCGTGGATCGACGACGTGATCCTTATGCCGCTGCAGGTGCGGCTCGCGCACCGGCTGCTCACGTTGGACGCGCGCGCCCAAAGTCCGGGCGAGGGCGGCGGCACGCTGCTGGGCGTGTCGCAGGAAGACCTGTCGTTCATGCTCGGCGTGTCGCGCCAGAGCGTGAACCGGCAATTGAAGCTGTGGGAAGAAGACGGCACGCTGCGCGTGCGCTACCGCAGCATCGAGCTTCTGGACCGTGCGCAGCTGGAGCGGCATGCGGCCACGCCGCGCTGA
- a CDS encoding ester cyclase, whose translation MNTQRTELQARRERLVLDHFADETRQDFDAVLGTFPHPHYELIPSGEVHDGIADVRQYYADTRRAFPDQRHEIIQLRHADDSVVVEFWLLGTHRGPLKGLPPTGNSFRCRMNAFFIFEGDRLVCERVYFDTLTMLRQLLAGVPAEHVAALVGGLLGQPAATRAPEAAAA comes from the coding sequence ATGAACACACAACGCACCGAACTTCAAGCCCGCCGCGAGCGCCTCGTGCTCGACCACTTCGCCGACGAGACCCGGCAGGACTTCGACGCCGTGCTCGGCACCTTCCCGCATCCGCACTACGAGCTGATTCCCAGCGGCGAAGTGCACGACGGTATTGCCGACGTGCGCCAGTACTACGCCGACACGCGCCGCGCCTTTCCCGACCAGCGGCACGAGATCATCCAGCTGCGACACGCCGACGATTCGGTGGTCGTCGAGTTCTGGCTGCTGGGCACGCACCGCGGCCCGCTCAAGGGCCTGCCGCCGACAGGCAACAGCTTTCGCTGCCGCATGAACGCGTTCTTCATCTTCGAAGGCGACCGGCTGGTATGCGAGCGCGTGTACTTCGACACGCTGACGATGCTTCGGCAACTGCTGGCCGGTGTGCCCGCGGAGCATGTCGCCGCGCTGGTAGGCGGGTTGCTGGGCCAGCCAGCCGCAACTCGCGCACCCGAGGCGGCAGCTGCATGA
- a CDS encoding SDR family NAD(P)-dependent oxidoreductase → MTALRNDALAGRHAIVTGGARGIGLAIARRYLAAGASVALWDLDASVLANALQTLAPLGTATSAVVDVRDEDQIARAAAQSQERFGGIDILVNNAGVLGPTVPAWEHTPAQWRNVLDINLTGAWLCCRAVAPVMLARRRGRIVNIASVAGKEGNSFNAAYSASKAGLISLTKSLGKELAAAGVLVNCITPSAADTEVFAAVPAEHREQLRTALLSRVPMGRFVEVDEVAAMAAWLASDDCSFSTGAVFDISGGRSMY, encoded by the coding sequence ATGACTGCGCTGCGCAACGATGCGCTCGCAGGCCGCCACGCCATCGTGACGGGCGGCGCGCGCGGCATCGGCCTTGCAATAGCGCGGCGCTATCTGGCGGCCGGCGCCAGCGTCGCGCTGTGGGACCTCGACGCGTCGGTGCTGGCAAATGCGCTGCAAACGCTCGCGCCGCTCGGCACCGCAACCTCGGCAGTCGTCGACGTGCGCGACGAAGACCAGATCGCCCGCGCCGCTGCCCAGTCGCAGGAACGCTTCGGCGGCATAGACATCCTCGTGAACAACGCGGGCGTGCTCGGCCCGACCGTGCCTGCCTGGGAGCACACGCCCGCGCAGTGGCGCAATGTGCTCGACATCAACCTGACGGGCGCATGGCTGTGCTGCCGCGCGGTCGCACCGGTGATGCTCGCCCGGCGGCGTGGCCGCATCGTCAACATCGCCTCGGTTGCCGGCAAGGAGGGCAACAGCTTCAACGCCGCCTACTCGGCCTCCAAAGCCGGGCTCATTTCGCTGACCAAGTCGCTCGGCAAGGAGCTGGCGGCGGCGGGCGTGCTGGTGAACTGCATCACGCCCTCGGCGGCCGACACCGAGGTGTTCGCGGCTGTGCCCGCCGAGCACCGCGAACAACTGCGCACCGCCCTGCTCTCGCGCGTGCCGATGGGGCGCTTCGTCGAGGTCGACGAGGTGGCGGCCATGGCCGCATGGCTCGCGTCGGACGACTGCTCTTTCAGCACCGGCGCGGTGTTCGACATCTCGGGCGGCCGCTCGATGTACTGA
- a CDS encoding MFS transporter has protein sequence MNTATLDAADARTPAETTDAALFRKITWRLMPLLCACYVLNYLDRTNVGYAQLQMKEQLGFSDAVFGLGAGIFFIGYAVFEIPSNLMLAKIGVRATLLRIMGLWGLASAAMMFATTPTQFYVLRFLIGVFEAGFAPGVLFYLTLWFPSHRRAQATALFFMAFGAAPIVAGPIAGLTMTYLDGVLSLRGWQWLFLLEGIPSVLLGVAAFRWLSNSPSQAAWLSAAEKQRVARLLAEDQAANGATGRHTFGAAMRDARVWLIGFMSFLIILGIYAMSFWQPTILKSMGLSVLQIGFYSVIPAMAGIAANIVVGRHSDRCKERRWHFALSAVVGATGLALTTLFMHNAFAAVLCLALAAMGISAAFTVLWSVPGNFMSKSAAAAGIALISTIGGSAGLVAPMMVGALKTLTGGFTLSLYVLSGALVLSALLMLVALPASALGRGQARR, from the coding sequence ATGAACACCGCCACCCTCGATGCCGCGGACGCACGCACGCCGGCCGAGACCACCGACGCCGCGCTCTTCCGCAAGATCACCTGGCGCCTGATGCCGCTGCTGTGCGCCTGCTACGTGCTGAACTATCTCGACCGCACCAACGTCGGCTATGCACAGCTGCAGATGAAGGAACAGCTGGGCTTCAGCGACGCGGTGTTCGGCCTGGGCGCGGGCATCTTCTTCATCGGCTATGCGGTGTTCGAGATTCCGAGCAACCTGATGCTCGCGAAGATCGGCGTGCGCGCGACGCTGCTGCGCATCATGGGCCTGTGGGGGCTGGCATCGGCGGCGATGATGTTCGCGACCACGCCCACGCAGTTCTACGTGCTGCGCTTTCTCATCGGCGTGTTCGAGGCCGGCTTCGCGCCGGGCGTGCTGTTCTACCTGACGCTGTGGTTCCCCTCGCACCGCCGCGCACAGGCCACCGCGCTGTTCTTCATGGCTTTCGGCGCGGCGCCCATCGTGGCGGGGCCGATCGCCGGGCTCACCATGACCTACCTCGACGGCGTGCTGTCGCTGCGCGGCTGGCAGTGGCTGTTCCTGCTCGAAGGCATTCCGAGCGTGCTGCTGGGCGTGGCGGCGTTCCGCTGGCTGTCGAACAGTCCGTCGCAGGCGGCCTGGCTGTCCGCGGCCGAAAAGCAACGCGTGGCGCGCCTGCTGGCCGAAGACCAGGCCGCGAACGGCGCCACAGGGCGCCACACCTTCGGTGCGGCCATGCGCGACGCCCGGGTCTGGCTGATCGGCTTCATGTCGTTCCTGATCATCCTGGGCATCTACGCCATGTCGTTCTGGCAGCCCACGATCCTGAAGTCGATGGGGCTCAGCGTGCTGCAGATCGGTTTCTATTCAGTCATTCCGGCGATGGCGGGCATTGCGGCCAACATCGTCGTGGGGCGGCATTCGGACCGGTGCAAGGAGCGCCGCTGGCACTTTGCGCTGAGCGCAGTGGTAGGCGCGACCGGGCTGGCGCTGACCACGCTCTTCATGCACAACGCCTTTGCCGCCGTGCTGTGCCTGGCGCTGGCGGCCATGGGCATTTCCGCCGCGTTCACGGTGCTCTGGTCGGTGCCCGGCAATTTCATGTCGAAGAGCGCCGCGGCTGCGGGCATTGCGCTCATCAGCACCATCGGTGGGAGCGCAGGGCTGGTGGCGCCGATGATGGTCGGCGCGCTGAAGACGCTGACGGGCGGCTTCACCCTCAGCCTCTACGTGCTGAGCGGGGCCCTGGTGCTGTCGGCATTGCTCATGCTTGTGGCCCTGCCGGCGAGCGCACTGGGCCGGGGACAAGCCCGGCGCTGA
- a CDS encoding GntR family transcriptional regulator, translating to MAISASEISARIVEAVMAQKLAPGSRLGEQQLAMLFDCSRTIVREALTRLAARGIVTVSARRGWFVIEPSQDEAREAFEARRVIELGLIRSAGSTGKIEKTALRQLKAHLQREKAALKESDVGNRSFLLGDFHVCLAECLGNTLLADTLRDYTARTTLIAMLYQSTHDAVQSCEDHVQIVAALERGDHAAAEALMAAHIGTVQSALRVQAPTDPLAQLRDALAPLHNTNAAPAPKARKRRKAADAASPDSDSSTYLGALL from the coding sequence ATGGCCATCTCCGCATCCGAAATCAGTGCACGCATCGTCGAGGCGGTGATGGCGCAGAAGCTCGCCCCGGGTTCGCGCCTGGGCGAGCAGCAGCTGGCGATGCTGTTCGACTGCAGCCGCACCATCGTGCGCGAGGCCCTCACGCGGCTGGCGGCGCGCGGCATCGTCACGGTGAGCGCGCGGCGCGGCTGGTTCGTCATCGAGCCATCTCAGGACGAGGCGCGCGAAGCCTTCGAGGCGCGGCGCGTGATCGAGCTGGGCCTCATCCGCAGTGCGGGCAGCACCGGAAAGATCGAGAAGACCGCCCTGCGCCAATTGAAGGCGCACCTTCAGCGTGAAAAAGCCGCACTGAAAGAAAGCGACGTCGGCAACCGCAGCTTCCTGCTGGGCGACTTCCACGTGTGCCTGGCCGAATGCCTGGGCAACACACTGCTGGCCGACACGCTGCGCGACTACACGGCGCGCACCACGCTGATCGCCATGCTCTACCAGTCCACGCACGACGCGGTGCAGTCGTGCGAAGACCACGTGCAGATCGTCGCGGCGCTCGAGCGCGGCGACCATGCCGCCGCCGAGGCGCTGATGGCCGCGCACATCGGCACGGTGCAGTCAGCACTGCGCGTGCAGGCACCCACCGATCCGCTCGCGCAGCTGCGCGATGCGCTGGCGCCGCTGCACAACACCAATGCCGCCCCGGCGCCCAAGGCCAGAAAGCGCCGCAAGGCTGCCGACGCCGCGTCCCCCGATTCAGATTCTTCGACTTACCTAGGAGCCCTGCTATGA